A portion of the bacterium genome contains these proteins:
- the nuoF gene encoding NADH-quinone oxidoreductase subunit NuoF — MSKPMEQLLELRRKAEHRLQKEKLSSKIRITVGSATCENAAGANEVFKQVETLIQQHKLKDVTLSRVGCSGRCDMEPVVAVFAKGSAPIKYISMTPDKVATIFDSHILKGAPVQALSMPHKEKAGSDFSEEKLWSDARLADRFSSVFGDVDFFGKQMRVTLRNCGVIDPESLDEYLVVRGYQAAVKVLTEMKPQDVVNSITKSGLRGRGGGGFPTGVKWNFASVQKSEEKYIICNADEGDPGAFMDRSTIEGDPHTIIEGMIIGGYAIGSKQGYVYIRAEYPLAIKRLEVAIAAARKAGFLGKNIFGTEWDFDIEIRLGAGAFVCGEETALIRSIEGARGMPRPRPPYPAVRGLWGKPTVINNVETFANIPVVILDGPEWFASIGTEKSKGTKVFALAGKVCNTGLVEVPMGTTLRDVVYGVGGGIKDGKKFKAVQTGGPAGGCLPESCLDTPVDYESLSAAGSMMGSGGMIVIDEDSCMVDMARFFLDFTQDESCGKCTPCREGTKRMLEILQRIVDGKGVEGDIEKLLRLGDTIKRTSLCGLGQASPNPVISTIKHFRDEYEAHIREKRCPAGVCTHLLNYTITEKCIGCGACKRKCPVACISGKPKELHTIDASRCIKCGQCFEVCKFDAVKRK, encoded by the coding sequence ATGAGTAAACCAATGGAACAATTGCTTGAACTTCGCCGCAAGGCCGAACATCGGCTGCAGAAGGAGAAGTTGAGTTCGAAAATCCGTATCACGGTGGGCTCGGCAACCTGTGAAAATGCCGCTGGGGCCAATGAAGTCTTCAAGCAGGTTGAAACCTTAATCCAGCAACACAAGCTCAAGGATGTTACGTTGAGCCGGGTGGGTTGCTCCGGACGCTGCGATATGGAGCCCGTGGTGGCCGTGTTTGCCAAGGGATCTGCACCGATCAAGTACATTTCCATGACTCCTGACAAAGTGGCGACCATATTCGATTCGCACATTCTCAAGGGGGCTCCGGTGCAAGCCCTCTCGATGCCGCACAAGGAGAAGGCTGGCAGCGACTTCTCCGAGGAAAAGCTCTGGTCTGATGCCCGTCTGGCGGACCGGTTTTCCTCCGTTTTCGGCGATGTGGATTTCTTTGGCAAGCAGATGCGTGTGACGTTGCGGAACTGCGGGGTCATTGATCCCGAGAGCCTGGATGAGTACCTGGTCGTCCGGGGCTATCAGGCCGCGGTCAAGGTCCTGACGGAAATGAAGCCTCAGGATGTCGTGAATTCCATCACCAAGTCCGGCCTGCGCGGGCGCGGCGGTGGCGGGTTCCCCACCGGTGTGAAGTGGAACTTCGCCTCGGTCCAGAAGAGCGAAGAGAAATACATCATCTGTAACGCCGACGAGGGTGACCCCGGCGCCTTTATGGACCGCAGCACCATTGAGGGCGACCCCCATACCATCATTGAGGGGATGATTATTGGCGGCTATGCGATCGGCTCCAAACAGGGGTATGTATACATCCGTGCGGAGTATCCGCTGGCCATCAAACGGCTGGAAGTCGCCATCGCGGCGGCCCGTAAAGCCGGGTTCCTCGGCAAAAATATTTTCGGGACCGAATGGGATTTCGACATTGAGATCCGGCTCGGGGCGGGTGCCTTCGTCTGTGGCGAAGAAACCGCGCTGATCCGTTCCATCGAGGGCGCGCGGGGTATGCCCCGGCCAAGGCCCCCGTATCCGGCGGTTCGCGGACTGTGGGGCAAACCCACCGTCATCAATAATGTAGAGACGTTCGCCAATATTCCGGTGGTGATTCTGGACGGACCCGAGTGGTTCGCCTCGATCGGGACCGAGAAGAGCAAGGGGACGAAGGTCTTTGCGCTGGCGGGCAAGGTATGTAACACCGGGCTGGTCGAAGTCCCCATGGGCACGACGCTGCGGGATGTGGTGTACGGGGTTGGCGGCGGCATCAAGGACGGTAAGAAATTCAAGGCGGTCCAGACGGGTGGTCCGGCCGGCGGTTGTCTTCCTGAGTCGTGTCTCGACACGCCGGTGGACTATGAGTCGCTTTCGGCGGCCGGCTCCATGATGGGCAGCGGCGGGATGATCGTGATCGACGAGGATTCCTGCATGGTGGACATGGCCCGGTTCTTCCTGGATTTCACCCAGGATGAATCCTGCGGCAAATGCACTCCCTGCCGGGAGGGCACCAAGCGTATGCTTGAGATTCTCCAGCGCATCGTGGATGGCAAGGGCGTGGAGGGCGATATCGAGAAGCTCCTCCGGCTGGGCGACACGATCAAGCGGACCTCGTTGTGCGGTCTCGGACAGGCCTCCCCGAACCCGGTCATCAGCACCATTAAGCACTTCCGGGACGAGTATGAGGCTCATATCCGCGAAAAGCGCTGTCCGGCGGGGGTTTGTACGCACCTGCTGAACTATACGATTACGGAGAAGTGCATCGGGTGCGGGGCCTGCAAGCGCAAGTGTCCTGTGGCCTGCATCAGCGGGAAGCCGAAAGAGCTTCATACCATTGATGCGTCCCGTTGCATCAAGTGCGGACAATGTTTCGAGGTGTGCAAATTTGACGCGGTAAAGAGGAAATAG
- the rfbD gene encoding dTDP-4-dehydrorhamnose reductase, with amino-acid sequence MKRILLIGNDGQVGFELQRALAPLGPVTAVCYPAIDFSDPDSIIRIVREAQPQLIVNAAAYTAVDKAESEPDLCRKLNAIAPAILAEEARKLGAGLIHYSTDFVFDGTKQQPYLETDLPHPLSVYGTTKLEGDRAIQDSGVPHLIFRLAWVYGLRGRNFLLTMRRLASEGKPLRVVSDQIGCPTWCRTIADATATALATVRTKDGTFPLNDVSGLYHCVSAGQTSWQGFARAFTPAGIPVIPITTADYPTPARRPPYSVMNCDQFTRTFGTSLPHWEQALSDCLASLK; translated from the coding sequence ATGAAACGGATTTTACTGATTGGTAATGATGGGCAAGTGGGGTTTGAGTTGCAGCGGGCGCTGGCCCCGTTGGGGCCTGTGACCGCCGTGTGCTATCCCGCCATTGATTTCTCCGACCCCGACTCCATCATTCGGATCGTACGCGAAGCGCAGCCTCAACTGATTGTCAATGCCGCGGCCTATACCGCGGTCGACAAAGCCGAATCAGAGCCGGACCTGTGCCGCAAACTCAATGCCATCGCGCCGGCGATTCTGGCGGAGGAAGCCAGAAAACTAGGTGCCGGGTTGATCCACTACTCCACCGATTTTGTCTTTGATGGAACCAAGCAGCAGCCTTACCTTGAAACGGACCTGCCCCATCCCCTCAGCGTCTACGGGACCACCAAACTGGAGGGCGACCGGGCCATTCAGGACTCCGGTGTACCTCACCTCATTTTCCGGCTCGCCTGGGTCTATGGCCTGAGGGGCAGGAATTTCCTTCTCACCATGCGCCGCCTGGCGAGTGAAGGGAAACCCCTGCGCGTGGTAAGCGACCAGATCGGATGTCCCACCTGGTGCCGGACCATTGCGGATGCTACCGCCACGGCTCTCGCAACCGTCCGGACAAAAGACGGGACATTCCCCCTGAATGACGTCAGCGGCCTCTATCACTGCGTCAGCGCCGGACAAACCTCCTGGCAAGGCTTTGCACGCGCCTTTACACCGGCCGGCATTCCTGTCATCCCCATCACGACCGCCGACTATCCCACACCGGCTCGCCGACCGCCCTACTCCGTGATGAACTGCGACCAGTTCACACGGACCTTCGGAACCTCCCTGCCCCATTGGGAGCAGGCGCTCAGCGACTGCCTGGCATCCCTTAAATAG
- a CDS encoding NADH-dependent [FeFe] hydrogenase, group A6 codes for MTTEKKVTLWIDGVKVTVSDKSTVLQAARSINIDVPSLCYHPDLSVLGACRVCLVEIEGQRNPVASCSYPVAEGMKVKTSSTLLRRLRRDVVELILDNHPMDCQTCVRNGTCELQKLAYDLGVRERLFQGERKHFEEDTSSPVHRTPDKCILCGRCIRVCGEVQGVHNLGVQNRGFHNVVAPAHECNMIDSVCIHCGQCVNVCPTAAFTEQDATETVFEALANPDMHVVVHTAPAIRATIGEGFGFRPGTPVTGKLVTALRRAGFHKVFDTNFAADLTIIEESAEFIHRIQKNERLPLITSCSPGWVNFMERFYPELIPLTSTCKSPMGMMSTLLKTYYAQQMGLDPKNIFVVAVMPCTAKKFEASRPAHMAPWGKPYTDAVLTTRELVWMLKCLGVDFHNLEDGMYDSPMGVSSGAADIFGATGGVMEAALRTAYEKITGKELEALDFEDVRGVEGVKETSVEINGLTVNIGVANGLQNAKNLLDRVVSGEKAYHIIEIMACPGGCVAGGGQPYPPDGMHVLDPELARLRARALYSIDASKSLRKSHENPAIELLYENFLGAPNSHLCHELLHTHYEPKYPRGVK; via the coding sequence ATGACAACAGAAAAAAAAGTTACCCTTTGGATTGACGGAGTCAAGGTGACCGTGTCTGATAAAAGCACGGTGCTTCAGGCGGCCCGGTCCATCAATATCGATGTTCCCAGTTTGTGTTATCACCCCGACCTGAGCGTTCTGGGTGCCTGCCGGGTCTGTCTGGTGGAGATTGAGGGGCAGCGCAATCCTGTGGCCTCCTGTTCCTATCCGGTGGCAGAAGGCATGAAAGTCAAGACCTCCTCCACGCTGTTGCGCCGCTTGCGCCGTGATGTGGTGGAGCTGATCCTTGACAATCATCCCATGGATTGCCAGACCTGCGTGCGTAACGGCACGTGCGAATTGCAGAAACTCGCCTATGATCTCGGCGTACGCGAGCGGCTGTTCCAGGGGGAACGCAAGCACTTTGAAGAGGATACGTCGTCCCCGGTGCACCGCACCCCGGATAAGTGCATCCTGTGCGGCCGGTGCATCCGCGTCTGCGGAGAAGTACAGGGCGTTCACAATCTGGGCGTCCAGAACCGCGGGTTCCATAACGTGGTGGCGCCCGCCCATGAGTGCAACATGATTGACTCGGTCTGCATCCACTGCGGACAGTGCGTCAATGTGTGTCCGACGGCCGCGTTCACCGAGCAGGATGCCACCGAAACCGTATTCGAGGCCCTGGCGAACCCCGACATGCATGTCGTCGTGCATACGGCGCCGGCCATCCGGGCCACGATCGGTGAAGGGTTCGGCTTCAGGCCGGGCACCCCGGTGACGGGCAAGTTGGTGACGGCGCTCCGTCGCGCCGGGTTCCATAAGGTCTTCGACACCAATTTCGCGGCGGATCTGACCATTATTGAGGAATCCGCGGAGTTCATTCACCGGATCCAGAAAAATGAGCGCCTTCCCCTGATCACCTCCTGCTCGCCGGGCTGGGTGAATTTCATGGAGCGCTTCTATCCGGAGCTGATTCCCCTGACCTCGACCTGCAAGTCGCCCATGGGAATGATGTCCACGCTGCTGAAAACCTATTATGCCCAGCAGATGGGGCTGGATCCGAAGAATATCTTCGTGGTCGCGGTGATGCCCTGCACGGCGAAAAAATTCGAGGCCAGCCGGCCCGCCCACATGGCCCCTTGGGGTAAGCCCTACACGGATGCCGTGTTGACGACACGCGAATTGGTCTGGATGCTGAAATGCCTCGGGGTGGATTTCCATAACCTGGAGGATGGCATGTATGATTCCCCGATGGGCGTCTCGTCCGGGGCGGCCGATATTTTCGGTGCCACGGGTGGCGTGATGGAAGCGGCGCTCCGGACCGCCTATGAAAAGATTACCGGCAAGGAACTCGAAGCCCTTGATTTTGAAGATGTCCGCGGGGTCGAAGGGGTCAAGGAAACCTCGGTGGAGATCAATGGCCTGACGGTGAACATCGGGGTGGCCAACGGGTTGCAGAATGCCAAAAATCTTCTGGATCGCGTCGTCAGTGGTGAGAAGGCCTACCACATCATCGAGATCATGGCCTGTCCGGGTGGGTGCGTCGCAGGCGGGGGCCAGCCCTATCCGCCGGATGGGATGCATGTGTTGGATCCCGAACTGGCACGCTTGCGTGCCCGGGCGCTCTACTCCATTGATGCGAGCAAGTCCCTGAGGAAGTCACACGAGAATCCCGCCATCGAACTCTTGTATGAGAATTTCCTGGGGGCGCCGAACAGCCATCTTTGTCATGAATTGTTGCATACCCACTATGAACCCAAGTATCCGCGAGGTGTGAAATGA
- a CDS encoding NAD(P)H-dependent oxidoreductase subunit E yields the protein MKSELLKKEQDKAKAIFPETVVRYIEECVAKKNPDSHLISVLHKVQDHFGYLAKEHMDGVSILMQIPSTKVTGVASFYHFFNFTPRGKHRISLCMGTACFVKGAGHVLSKLKDLLGIDVGQTTPDALFSIDVARCVGACALAPVMIVDEKVYAEVKPDQVAKILAEYGFDPKKQKA from the coding sequence ATGAAGTCCGAGTTATTGAAAAAGGAACAGGACAAGGCCAAGGCGATTTTTCCGGAAACGGTGGTTCGCTATATCGAGGAATGTGTGGCGAAGAAAAATCCTGACAGCCACCTGATTTCCGTCCTGCACAAGGTTCAGGATCACTTCGGGTATCTGGCCAAGGAGCACATGGATGGGGTGTCCATCCTGATGCAGATTCCTTCAACCAAGGTCACGGGGGTAGCGAGTTTCTATCATTTCTTCAATTTCACCCCCCGGGGAAAACACCGGATTTCCCTTTGTATGGGAACCGCCTGTTTTGTGAAGGGGGCAGGGCATGTCCTGAGCAAGTTGAAAGACCTGCTCGGCATTGACGTCGGTCAGACGACGCCGGACGCCCTGTTTTCAATCGATGTGGCCCGTTGTGTCGGCGCCTGTGCGCTGGCCCCGGTGATGATCGTGGATGAGAAGGTCTATGCCGAGGTCAAGCCCGACCAGGTCGCCAAGATTTTGGCGGAATACGGCTTCGATCCGAAAAAACAGAAGGCGTAA
- the pgi gene encoding glucose-6-phosphate isomerase has product MARTVRLNKRPEWKALKKNADLLKVTHLRDLFRDDPGRGKQFTMETCGLYLDYSKNRITAETLSLLLDLARACHINEAAQDMFTGKKINQTENRSVLHIALRNRSNTPIMVDRKDVMPEVNAVLDKMITFSRKVRAGEWLGYSGKPIRTIVNIGIGGSDLGPVMAYEALKAYSDRTLTLRFISNVDATHFAECTRDLNPEETLFIVASKTFTTQETMTNAETARAWCLKSLKDPAAVACHFVALSTAAKEVSAFGIDTANMFGFWDWVGGRYSLCSAIGLPVMLAIGPEKFIEFLEGYHAMDRHFIEAPLEQNAPVLLALLGLWYNNFMGAETHAILPYDQYLHRFAAYFQQADMESNGKGCDKQGKPVQWQTGPVIWGEPGTNGQHAFYQLIHQGTKLIPCDFIGFSQSQNPIGDHHDKFMANFFAQTEALAFGKTEAEVIAEGTPAKLVPFKVFTGNRPTNTILAEKLTPRILGSLIALYEHKIFVQGVIWNVFSFDQWGVQLGKVLANKILPELQTPEPTLTHDSSTNELIRRYKAGK; this is encoded by the coding sequence ATGGCCAGAACCGTACGCTTGAATAAACGCCCCGAGTGGAAGGCATTGAAAAAAAACGCAGACTTGCTCAAAGTGACCCACCTGCGCGACTTGTTCCGTGATGATCCGGGCCGTGGCAAGCAGTTCACCATGGAAACCTGCGGTCTCTACCTCGATTATTCAAAAAACCGGATTACCGCAGAAACCCTGAGCCTTCTGCTTGACCTCGCCCGGGCCTGCCATATCAATGAGGCCGCACAGGATATGTTCACTGGAAAGAAGATCAACCAGACCGAGAACCGGTCCGTCCTGCATATTGCCCTACGGAACCGCTCCAACACTCCAATCATGGTGGATCGCAAGGATGTCATGCCTGAAGTAAACGCGGTCCTCGACAAAATGATCACCTTTTCCCGCAAGGTTCGCGCAGGAGAATGGCTGGGCTATAGCGGCAAGCCCATCCGGACCATCGTCAACATCGGGATTGGTGGCTCTGACTTGGGCCCTGTGATGGCCTATGAAGCCCTGAAGGCGTATTCGGACCGCACCCTCACGCTCCGCTTTATTTCCAACGTGGATGCCACGCATTTCGCCGAATGTACCCGTGACCTGAATCCGGAGGAGACCCTCTTCATTGTAGCCTCCAAGACCTTTACCACGCAGGAGACCATGACCAACGCCGAAACGGCACGGGCCTGGTGCCTGAAATCCCTGAAGGATCCCGCCGCCGTGGCCTGCCATTTTGTGGCCCTCTCCACCGCCGCCAAGGAGGTCAGTGCCTTTGGCATCGACACCGCCAACATGTTCGGCTTCTGGGACTGGGTAGGCGGCCGCTACTCCCTCTGCTCCGCCATCGGCCTGCCGGTCATGCTGGCGATTGGGCCTGAAAAGTTTATCGAGTTTCTCGAGGGGTACCACGCCATGGACCGGCATTTTATCGAAGCCCCCCTGGAACAGAATGCCCCCGTTCTGCTGGCCCTGCTGGGGCTCTGGTACAACAATTTTATGGGCGCCGAAACCCACGCCATCCTGCCGTACGATCAGTATCTGCACCGGTTCGCGGCGTATTTCCAGCAGGCGGACATGGAAAGTAACGGCAAGGGCTGCGACAAGCAGGGCAAGCCGGTACAATGGCAGACGGGCCCGGTCATCTGGGGTGAGCCCGGGACCAATGGCCAGCACGCCTTTTATCAATTGATTCATCAGGGAACCAAATTGATCCCCTGTGATTTCATCGGGTTCAGTCAGAGCCAGAATCCCATTGGCGACCACCACGACAAGTTCATGGCCAACTTCTTTGCCCAAACCGAGGCATTGGCATTCGGCAAGACCGAGGCGGAAGTGATCGCCGAAGGCACCCCGGCCAAACTGGTCCCCTTCAAAGTCTTTACAGGGAACCGGCCGACCAACACCATTCTGGCAGAGAAACTGACGCCCCGTATTCTGGGCTCGCTCATTGCCCTCTATGAACACAAAATCTTCGTTCAGGGGGTGATTTGGAACGTCTTCTCATTCGACCAATGGGGGGTCCAACTCGGTAAAGTATTGGCCAATAAAATCCTCCCGGAATTGCAAACCCCGGAACCCACCCTGACGCACGATTCCTCAACCAATGAACTGATCCGCCGCTACAAGGCAGGAAAATGA
- the typA gene encoding translational GTPase TypA, producing MYRPDLIRNVAIVAHVDHGKTTLVDKLFQQSGMFRDNQAVAERLMDSMDLERERGITIASKNGSFQYGEHTINIIDTPGHADFGGQVERVLQMADGALLLVDAQEGPMPQTFFVLKKVLARNIPVIVVVNKIDKPAARIDWVVNHVFDLFVKLNAHDKALDFHTIYASAIGGFASVDPHQQGTDMRPILDAIIKYIPMPSGDVEAPLQLQVSSIDHSPFMGRLGIGKITSGSIKVGMPVVVANMHGKLAPTRITKLYRFNCNQKVETEHAGLGEVVAVAGLDSVAIGDTYTDPESPRPVASIPVDPPTLSMNFIPNNSPFAGTEGTFVTSIHVADRLKREALYDVALEVEVLSDGSGHKVSGRGELHLSILIEKMRREGYEFQVSCPNVIYREEDGKMLEPYEELTIDVAEQYMGTVIEKLGARKGIMLEMEKGAGMNRLKYRIPTRGLLGFKSEFMSDTKGMGVLTYIFLEYGPFAGEMRKRRNGVLISMDTCQTVSFALFNLQKRGKMFMGPGVRVQKGQIVGEHCRDNDLTVNPAKGKQLTNMRAAGSDENIILVPPTIMSLEDCIAYINEDELVEVTPKSVRLRKDPRVRKAVRAQED from the coding sequence ATGTATCGACCTGACCTTATTCGAAATGTTGCCATTGTGGCTCACGTTGACCATGGCAAAACCACCCTGGTGGATAAATTGTTCCAGCAGAGTGGAATGTTCCGCGACAACCAGGCGGTGGCCGAGCGGCTGATGGACTCCATGGATCTCGAGCGTGAACGCGGGATCACGATCGCCTCCAAGAATGGCTCCTTCCAGTACGGGGAGCATACGATTAATATTATCGATACGCCCGGACATGCGGATTTCGGCGGACAGGTTGAACGTGTGCTGCAGATGGCGGACGGGGCCTTGCTGCTGGTGGATGCGCAGGAGGGGCCCATGCCCCAGACGTTTTTCGTGCTAAAAAAGGTTCTGGCGCGCAACATTCCGGTGATCGTGGTGGTGAATAAAATCGACAAACCCGCCGCGCGGATTGATTGGGTGGTCAATCATGTGTTCGATCTTTTTGTCAAACTGAATGCGCACGATAAGGCACTCGATTTCCATACCATCTATGCCTCGGCCATTGGCGGGTTTGCCTCCGTTGACCCGCATCAGCAGGGCACGGATATGCGGCCCATTCTGGATGCGATCATCAAGTATATTCCCATGCCGTCCGGCGACGTTGAGGCACCGCTCCAGTTGCAGGTGAGCTCCATCGACCATTCGCCATTCATGGGACGACTGGGTATCGGTAAAATCACCTCAGGCTCCATCAAGGTTGGCATGCCGGTGGTGGTGGCCAACATGCACGGCAAACTGGCCCCCACGCGCATTACCAAGCTGTACCGGTTCAACTGCAATCAAAAAGTTGAGACCGAACATGCCGGGTTGGGAGAGGTGGTGGCGGTGGCAGGATTGGATTCAGTAGCCATTGGTGACACCTATACGGACCCCGAGTCACCCCGTCCGGTCGCCTCGATCCCGGTCGATCCCCCCACGCTCTCCATGAATTTCATTCCCAACAACTCGCCCTTTGCCGGCACTGAAGGTACGTTTGTCACATCGATTCACGTGGCCGATCGGTTGAAGCGCGAAGCCTTGTACGATGTGGCGTTGGAGGTTGAGGTGCTGAGCGATGGCTCCGGGCACAAGGTGTCCGGGCGCGGTGAACTGCATCTGTCCATTCTGATCGAGAAGATGCGCCGGGAAGGTTATGAATTCCAGGTCAGCTGTCCCAATGTCATCTACCGTGAAGAGGATGGCAAGATGCTGGAACCTTACGAGGAACTCACGATCGATGTGGCCGAGCAGTATATGGGCACCGTGATCGAGAAACTCGGTGCGCGCAAGGGCATCATGCTTGAGATGGAGAAGGGGGCGGGTATGAACCGGCTCAAATACCGGATTCCCACTCGGGGTCTGCTCGGGTTCAAGTCCGAGTTCATGTCGGACACCAAGGGCATGGGCGTCTTGACGTATATTTTCCTCGAATACGGGCCTTTTGCCGGGGAGATGCGCAAGCGGCGAAACGGGGTGTTGATTTCGATGGACACCTGTCAAACGGTTTCGTTTGCGCTCTTCAATCTCCAGAAACGGGGTAAAATGTTCATGGGGCCGGGCGTCCGGGTTCAAAAGGGACAGATTGTCGGGGAGCATTGCCGGGACAACGATTTGACCGTTAATCCGGCCAAAGGCAAGCAGCTCACCAATATGCGGGCGGCCGGTTCAGATGAGAATATCATCCTTGTTCCCCCGACCATCATGAGTCTGGAAGATTGCATTGCCTATATCAATGAGGATGAGTTGGTCGAGGTCACTCCCAAGAGCGTCCGGCTGAGGAAAGATCCCCGGGTCCGTAAGGCCGTCCGGGCCCAGGAAGACTGA
- a CDS encoding AAA family ATPase yields MSYYKLLGLQDEPFSTSPDPSYFFQSAQHKSALTRLRIALNLKRGLSIIVGDPGTGKTTLSRKLSQVLSNEDDVCFSMILNPYFRTQKQFLTRLVAILHAPIDPKKTSGLDCIEAVEQFLYKTGVQEKKRVVLLIDEAQLLPPYVLEILRILLNYETNEFKILQLILVGQMELVPVLSKMPNFWDRIALKCVINPLNFDETRELIHYRLLQAGYHGSGLFKDEAIRLIHAHTRGYPRQMSILCHNLLEMLVMRERSIIDESLVKEVLAEELRPVSGVVEPRSIVY; encoded by the coding sequence ATGAGCTATTATAAATTATTGGGCCTGCAAGATGAGCCGTTTTCTACGAGCCCTGACCCGTCCTATTTCTTTCAGTCCGCTCAGCATAAGTCGGCCCTGACGCGGTTGCGCATAGCGCTTAATCTCAAGCGTGGATTGAGTATTATTGTCGGTGATCCCGGTACCGGGAAAACGACCTTGAGTCGGAAACTATCACAAGTACTTAGTAATGAGGATGATGTGTGTTTTTCGATGATCCTGAATCCGTATTTCAGGACCCAAAAACAGTTTTTAACCCGGCTGGTGGCCATTCTTCATGCGCCCATCGATCCCAAAAAAACGTCTGGTCTGGATTGCATTGAGGCAGTGGAGCAATTCCTTTATAAAACCGGGGTTCAGGAAAAAAAAAGGGTGGTGTTGCTGATTGATGAAGCACAGCTCCTGCCCCCTTACGTTCTCGAAATTCTGCGCATTCTGTTAAACTACGAGACCAATGAGTTCAAAATCCTCCAATTGATTCTGGTAGGCCAGATGGAGTTGGTGCCGGTGTTGAGCAAGATGCCGAATTTCTGGGACCGGATTGCCTTGAAATGTGTGATTAATCCCTTGAATTTTGATGAGACCCGAGAGTTGATCCATTACAGGTTGTTGCAGGCGGGATATCATGGATCCGGGCTTTTCAAGGATGAAGCCATCCGGTTGATTCATGCGCATACCCGGGGCTATCCGCGACAGATGTCCATTCTCTGTCATAACCTTCTGGAAATGCTGGTGATGAGAGAACGCTCCATCATTGATGAGAGCCTCGTCAAGGAAGTGCTGGCTGAAGAATTACGGCCTGTTTCGGGAGTTGTCGAACCCCGTTCGATTGTGTATTAA